CGTAATTCTCGCGAACAAGTTTCATGAGTCTGTCCGCGGCTTCTTTCTCGTCGACGGCGGGGAAGGTTTCAATACCCGTTGACTTAAATGAAAGCACCGTATCGTGGTCTCCGATAACTCCGATCTTATACATATACATCCCTCAACCTTTCCCTTATCATATCTTCAGAAATACCGTTAATCTTCCCCACCATCAGGACCCGCAGGATTTTGAGCTCGTTCTCCCTGGCTCCGAGATATCCCACGACTGTTTCCAGCCCGAAGGGCTTATAAAGCCCCTTCCGCAGCATGCTGAGCAGGAAATCGTCGGACAATCTCTCGTAGACCGCCGGGCTGTTCGTGGAGACCCAGCTTTCTAGGCCTTCCCTAACAACCTCGGAGTACCTGGAAAAGGCCAGGGCATCGATTACGGCTGACACCGGTTCCTGGAACATCTTCTTGAAAAACCCGGTATCGATGCTGCCCCCCGGCAGGAGGGATTTTTCCAGGGTTCTGAGATCGGCCTGCATATACTTTAACCTGACCAGCGTTTTTATATTGGTGAGGTCCACCAATGCGTCCAGGTAACTTTTAAGAAAATCGTGGCCGATCTCCCGGACGAGCATATTGAGTTCATCGTATAAGGCCCTGTCCAGTACGAGGTCCACCTGCTGCGGGTCCCGGGTTTCTTCGTAGGCTTCAGCGGCCTTCTCAAAAGCAGCCCGCATGCGTTTCGGAACGGCCGCATCGCTTTCACCCTTGCTCAGCTTGAAAAGTTCCTCGGCCGGGACTTCTCCCAGGGTCGAGAGTTTTTCCGGCGCCTCAACGCCGAGTATCCTGCTTTTTAAAACGACCTTTAGATTATGGTAATCGTACTTGAGGGTGAAAAACCTCACCACTCTATGGTCTTTGAGCGATTCTCTTATTACGCCCAAAGTCCTTTTCATGCTGTTTTCCAGCGCTTTTTCGAAATCGTACACACTTTCCAGTTCCTCGAAATCCTGGGCATAATCGGTCTCGCCGAGGACCCTGAGGGCAGCGTCCAGGTCCTGCGCCTCAAGGACCCTCTGGACGATGTTCCTGCTCAAGAGCCTGGTCTCCAGGGCCTTTATCCTGCCCGATGCGTATAGGAAATCCTCATCCCGGGCCATCGCCATCACTCCTCAAAAAGTATTCGGGCCACTTCGGTCTCCAGCTCTTCCCTCTGGATCTTGAGCAGGTAATCGAAGGTGCAATTGATCTCCACCGTCGCCGATTTTAATATAAATCCGCCTTTTATAGGTCTTTTCTCTCCCGAAAGCCTGATATTGCCTGCTTTGCCCTGCTTTTTCAGGGCGTTGTTAACCTTTTCTAGCAGCTCCGGAGTTATCCTCTTCTTATCAGCCTCGGAGACTACGATCTCCTCATTGCCGTCAATGGCGGAGGTCAGTATAAGGCGGTAGACCAGGTCTTGGTACCTTTCGGCATCCAGATTCAAAAGCTTATCTTCTGCCCCGGCAAAGGCCTGGTCTATCAGGGCCTGTTTGGCTTCCAGATACCGCTTTCTCTCTTCCAATTCGGCCATGGACAGGATTTTCCTCTTTTCCTCCCCGGCCGCCTTTCTGGCCCTCCCCTCGGTATGGGCTTCCAGTTCTGCGGCTTTTTTCTTGGCCTTTTCCAGGATTTCGGCCGCTTCCTTTTTCGCATTTTCAATTATTCGGTTTTTTCCCTCTGCGGCTTCCTCCAGGATCTTTTCTTTTATCTTTGCAATGCCCTGCATTATAAGCACTCCTTAAGCCAGCTTTATGCCGAATAACATCAGTATCGAAGCGAGCAGTGCCAACACCGCATAGGTTTCCACCATGGCGGCATAGGTTATAGCTTTGGCCAGTTCTTCGGGCCTCTTGACTATTATCCCTACACCGGCGGCCGCAGCCCTGCCCTGGGAGATTGCAGAAAGTAGTCCTACTACTGCTATGGGAAGACATGCCGCTAAAACCAAAAGTCCCTGATGGGTGGTAAGAGGTAGCAGATTTCCTCCCAAGATTCCTATCCTCTGCATCACCACGAACCCGGTGAGTAGGCCGTATATACCCTGGGTTCCGGGCAGTGCCTGCAGTATCAGGGTCTGGCTGAATTTGCCTGGATCCTCGCTGACTGCTCCGGCAGCAGCCTCACCGACCAGACCGACTCCTTTAGCTGAACCTACTCCCGGCATGAAAACCGCCGTGGCAGCTCCTAAGAGTGCAAGAACCTGTCCGAGTGTGATTTCCATTTTTAAACTCCTCCTTTAAAAAATTAAATTATTAAAATAAAATCAATTATTTCAAGCGTCTTCCAGATCCACATACTTCGTCTCCATCCTCAGGGGGTCAAAGGGTCTGCCCCCGCCGTCGTAAAACTTGCCGAAGAATTCTATATACTGCAGACGGCTGTCGTGGACGTAAGCGCCCAGGACGTTTACCGCAATGTTGAATATGTGCCCCCCTACCATCACCAGTACCATAGCGATATAACCGAATATATTTACTCCGAGCATTCTCGCCATGGTATTGATGACCGTGGCTATAACGCCCGTCGCCAGGCCCAGCGCCAGCAGTCGGGAATAGGAGAGCACGTCGCTTAGGTAACCGGTCACGTTATAGAGGCTCAAAAGCCCCGAAGTGAACTTTTTTACGATGCTCTTTTCAGACCTGCCCTGCGTAAGCACTAGACCCACGGCGCCGACGAGAGCTACGTATTTTGCCGTCCCGGCCAAACCGGGAAACGCCATCATAATGAGCCCCGTTAGCAGCACCAGCCACAGCCCCTGGTCCATGAGGGCGTCAGCAATATTTCCGCTTCTTATATTTTTACAAGCGCTTAGAATTATCCCGACATATATCTGTATGATGCCCAGGGCAAAGCTTAAAAACAGCACCGTCATGGGATCATCTAAGGGATTCATCCAGAGGGGTTTTATTTTTATAAGGTCACCGAACCAGCTGCCGAACAAAATCCCCCAGATAAAAGTCGATATCCCGCCCAGGAACAGCAGCCCAGCCAGTTTCTTGCCCATTCCTTTCAGTTTGAGTTTCCAGAGGGCAAGGCCTGTCATCAGCGACAGCACCAGTCCGTAAGCCGCATCGCTGACCATCATGCCGAAAAATACGAAGTAAAAGAGTGCCATGAATGCATTCGGGTCTATTTCTCTGGGGTTGGGAAGGCTGTAAAGCTCGGTCACAAGCTCGAAAGGCTGCAATATCCTCGGGTTGGACAGGACCACCGGAATGTCGTCTTCTTCCGACGGTTCGGCTAAAACTATATGGACGGCGTCGGTGACTGAGGTGACCGCCTTTTTTACGGTTTCCACCGAAGGCTCGGGAACCCAGGCTTTCATAAGGAAGACTTTTTCGGTACCCACCATCTTCAGAAAGTTCTCCTTTTTCTGTTTTCCCAGGAACCAGTAATCGTAGAGGGTTTCAAAGTCCAGGAGCCGGTCCGCCAGAGCGGAAATCTCCGTCTTTATTTTCTGCCTTTCAGCTTCGATGGCTTTTAACCTCTCCTGAAGCTGTTCGACTATCCGTGCCGGAGTCCCCGTAAACCCCGAAAATTCTTCTATATTTACTGAAAATTCCTTAAACAATTCCTGTATTTCGGATTTAGCCGAATGGTGATAGACCATTAATAAAAGGCTGTCTTCCCGGCCTTCTCCCACCGGGATTATTTCCGCGGGAAGGTCTTTTTCAGCTGCTTTATCCCTGAAAGACATGAGGTTTTTCTTGGGGACCGCTAGAGCCCTTACTTCCACCTTGCCGGTGGAACCCAGTTCCTCTACGGGGACGTCGAGCCGCTCCCAGGGTTTCATTGATTCAATCTGATTTTTTATTCTGGATTCTTCCGTCTTAAGCCTGGAAAGCTTCTGATCAAGGTCGGAAAGCGAATCTACGAGCGTTAAAATCTCGCTCTCTCTCTTCAGGAGGCCCTCCAGCTTTTTCACATCGACCCTTGGCCTGCCGTGGATAAGAGGGTTTGGCTCCCGGCCGTAAGGCTTCAGGAAATCGATGGCGAATTTCAGCCTGCCGAGCTTCAGTTCGAGCTTCGATAGCTCTTTACCTACTTGCTCCGGGAGCTTTTCGTTGGTGGCATTAATGTCTATATTTTCCCCTTTCAAATCTATGATTTCGGCCGCTCCCAGTTTCTGCAAGGCGCTCAGTATCTGATCCCGCTCTTTGTGCAGGCCAAAGAGGTACATTTTTTTCATCTTAACAATTGCCATAGGAAGTCACTATCCTCTCCAAAATTAAGTCTACAGCTTTTTGAATGCGGCCTTCCGCCTTTCCCCGAAGTTTTTTAATTTTGTCTTCATACTGCTCCCTCAAAACCAGAGCTTCTTTTTGCGCCTCTTTTTTTGCAGCTTCTATAATATTTTTAGAGGTCTCTTCGCCCTTTTTGCGGGCCTTTGAAATCAGTTCCTCGGCTTCGCGGTTGGCTTCAGCGAGTATCAACTTTGCTTCCCTCTCAGCTTCTTCCACCATTGCTCTGGCCCTGTTCTCCGCATCTTTGATATCATTCAGGATTTCCTTCAACCGTCCTCCACCTCCCCTAAAAAATATTTATTTCTTTTTTTTGAATTCAATGCTTACCAACCGGTATACACCTGCTACCCCTGAAAGTAATCCAAGTATTACCCCCAATATCAAAAAAGCGCTACCGGTTGAAAACCTTCTGTCCAGATAGGCTCCAGTATAAACACCGCCCATTATAGGCAGTGCTATATTCAATCCTATTTGTGTTAAAAGTACAGCATATTGTAATATTTTGATGTCTTTCATATAGGTCATTATACTATATTAATTCATAAAATTCAAACCACATATTCGCTGTTTATTTTTCAATTTCTCACATTTCCTCCGTCTATCTCTCGGTTATGCCTTTTGTGAATTATATCACATAAAATCATGCCAGTCTACCATCTCTATAATAACTCACCATACGTTATATTAACGGCCCTTTGATTAATGCCTATTGTAACCGGCATCCTTTATCCAGGCGGGCAAAAAAGAACCCGCCTGTTAAGCGGGTTGAACTCAGCGTCCTCGGCCAGGCCGGGGCCTCCGGTATCTTCCGGCTGACCTGTCTTTTTTATCATTATCGTCGTTTTTGCGGTGGCCGGCGGGGACATATTTTTTACCTTCCTTTTCCTGCGAATCCGGAATCCTAAACTGGAG
The DNA window shown above is from Thermosediminibacter oceani DSM 16646 and carries:
- a CDS encoding AtpZ/AtpI family protein, with translation MKDIKILQYAVLLTQIGLNIALPIMGGVYTGAYLDRRFSTGSAFLILGVILGLLSGVAGVYRLVSIEFKKKK
- a CDS encoding V-type ATP synthase subunit K — translated: MEITLGQVLALLGAATAVFMPGVGSAKGVGLVGEAAAGAVSEDPGKFSQTLILQALPGTQGIYGLLTGFVVMQRIGILGGNLLPLTTHQGLLVLAACLPIAVVGLLSAISQGRAAAAGVGIIVKRPEELAKAITYAAMVETYAVLALLASILMLFGIKLA
- a CDS encoding V-type ATPase subunit subunit G family protein, with amino-acid sequence MKEILNDIKDAENRARAMVEEAEREAKLILAEANREAEELISKARKKGEETSKNIIEAAKKEAQKEALVLREQYEDKIKKLRGKAEGRIQKAVDLILERIVTSYGNC
- a CDS encoding V-type ATP synthase subunit I produces the protein MAIVKMKKMYLFGLHKERDQILSALQKLGAAEIIDLKGENIDINATNEKLPEQVGKELSKLELKLGRLKFAIDFLKPYGREPNPLIHGRPRVDVKKLEGLLKRESEILTLVDSLSDLDQKLSRLKTEESRIKNQIESMKPWERLDVPVEELGSTGKVEVRALAVPKKNLMSFRDKAAEKDLPAEIIPVGEGREDSLLLMVYHHSAKSEIQELFKEFSVNIEEFSGFTGTPARIVEQLQERLKAIEAERQKIKTEISALADRLLDFETLYDYWFLGKQKKENFLKMVGTEKVFLMKAWVPEPSVETVKKAVTSVTDAVHIVLAEPSEEDDIPVVLSNPRILQPFELVTELYSLPNPREIDPNAFMALFYFVFFGMMVSDAAYGLVLSLMTGLALWKLKLKGMGKKLAGLLFLGGISTFIWGILFGSWFGDLIKIKPLWMNPLDDPMTVLFLSFALGIIQIYVGIILSACKNIRSGNIADALMDQGLWLVLLTGLIMMAFPGLAGTAKYVALVGAVGLVLTQGRSEKSIVKKFTSGLLSLYNVTGYLSDVLSYSRLLALGLATGVIATVINTMARMLGVNIFGYIAMVLVMVGGHIFNIAVNVLGAYVHDSRLQYIEFFGKFYDGGGRPFDPLRMETKYVDLEDA
- a CDS encoding V-type ATP synthase subunit E — protein: MQGIAKIKEKILEEAAEGKNRIIENAKKEAAEILEKAKKKAAELEAHTEGRARKAAGEEKRKILSMAELEERKRYLEAKQALIDQAFAGAEDKLLNLDAERYQDLVYRLILTSAIDGNEEIVVSEADKKRITPELLEKVNNALKKQGKAGNIRLSGEKRPIKGGFILKSATVEINCTFDYLLKIQREELETEVARILFEE
- a CDS encoding V-type ATP synthase subunit C yields the protein MARDEDFLYASGRIKALETRLLSRNIVQRVLEAQDLDAALRVLGETDYAQDFEELESVYDFEKALENSMKRTLGVIRESLKDHRVVRFFTLKYDYHNLKVVLKSRILGVEAPEKLSTLGEVPAEELFKLSKGESDAAVPKRMRAAFEKAAEAYEETRDPQQVDLVLDRALYDELNMLVREIGHDFLKSYLDALVDLTNIKTLVRLKYMQADLRTLEKSLLPGGSIDTGFFKKMFQEPVSAVIDALAFSRYSEVVREGLESWVSTNSPAVYERLSDDFLLSMLRKGLYKPFGLETVVGYLGARENELKILRVLMVGKINGISEDMIRERLRDVYV